From Lemur catta isolate mLemCat1 chromosome 21, mLemCat1.pri, whole genome shotgun sequence, a single genomic window includes:
- the GOLGA3 gene encoding golgin subfamily A member 3 isoform X4, translating into MAGTAAQQDGLLADTPGSGPSALPEAPLKPRGSLARPDVWDEAQCAGVEGHGTSREGEGPRAPGQGGLCQNGPAPQLPGPPLSLTPTPSPVVPDASPGVAGFHDNLRKSQGSSAEGSVRKEALQSLSLSLPMQETRLCSTESPPPLEREELVRLQAQKQLEEQLKQYRVKRQQERSSQPATKARLFSTLDPELMLNPEHLPRASTVAMTKEYSFLRTSVPRGPKVGSLGLLAHPKEKKSSKSSKIRSLADYRTEGAGAGSSGGSAPAADSPRGALKQGGSSASVVSEISLSPETDDRLENASLTGDSVSEADGNESDSSSHSSLSTRGTCGVLVNTAGTPETSYVVDGQEAAADALGQFPSIKDVLLAAAAEHQGQGQEMNGEVHSRRNSVCSSVSMESSVAETQDEMLQVLKEKMRLEGQLEALSLEASQALKEKAELQAQLAALTTRLQVQVEHSRSSQQRQDSLSLEVDTLKQSCWDLEQAMTDLQNMLEAKNASLASSNNDLKVAEEQYQRLMAKVEDMQSNILSRDNTVHDLRQQMTALQSQLQQVQLERTTLTSKLKASHAEISSLQNVRQWYQQQLALAQEARVRLQDEMAHIQVGQMTQAGLLEHLKLENVSLSLQLTETQHRSIKEKERIAVQLQSIEADMLDQEAAFMQIQGAKTMVEEDLQRRLEEFEDERQRLQKVAASAASLEQQLEQAKLTLHQRDQQLEALQQEQLDLVKQLTATQETLQAREQSLGGLQTQYDELQARLGELQGEAASREDSIRFLQSEKIVLEVALQAAKSSKEELDREAKRLEEGTEETSGILEQLREELAMKTCQVEHLQQETATLKKQTQKVKEQFIQQKVMVEAYRRDATSRDRLVSELKAAKKGLDAEVKGLRQELVRLHGEQRAAQSEHGRLQKEASELHRQMADLEGHLQSVRKERDEMETQLQSLQCDKGQVVTLAEANEALKKQIQELQQEARKAITEQQQKVKQLGSDLTSAEKEMKTKHKAYENAVSILSRRLREALTAKEAADAELSQLRAQSSSASDSDLALHVGEDPGPGGGAAGRRPQQGAAGERAAGGHRDHRPGAGGVPGEGAGAGGRAPGIQRLQEEDQVFRGVEQEVGPQAGAREGEAYGPWTVQLGPTGAQQCLGASSGQEGGRPGPVQPPGPGGFAAQREGGSPDEAAGAGAAGLAGEGEGEGQQPHGAGGCCQGRSWF; encoded by the exons GTGCCGGCGTCGAGGGACACGGAACGTCCAGGGAGGGAGAAGGCCCGCGTGCACCTGGCCAGGGAGGCCTCTGCCAGAACGGGCCAGCACCGCAGCTCCCAGGCCCTCCCCTGTCTCTCACGCCCACCCCAAGCCCAGTGGTTCCAGATGCCTCTCCAGGTGTGGCTGGTTTCCATGACAACCTAAGGAAGTCTCAGGGAAGTAGTGCTGAGGGCAGTGTTAGAAAAGAAGCTTTGCAGTCTCTCAGCCTCAGTCTTCCTATGCAAGAAACGCGACTGT GCTCCACAGAGTCTCCACCACCCCTGGAGAGGGAGGAGCTGGTCCGACTTCAGGCTCAGAAGCAGCTGGAAGAGCAGCTCAAACAGTACAGAGTGAAGCGCCAGCAGGAGAGG TCCAGTCAACCTGCAACAAAAGCAAGACTTTTTAGCACACTTGATCCTGAGCTCATGTTAAACCCAGAACACTTACCGAGGGCCAGTACTGTGGCTATGACAAAGGAATATTCCTTCCTGCGCACCAGTGTCCCTCGTGGGCCCAAGGTGGGCAGCTTAGGGCTGTTAGCCCAtcccaaggagaaaaaaagttcaaaatcaagcAAAATTCGGTCTCTGGCTGATTACAGAACTGAAGGTGCAGGTGCTGGGAGTTCTGGTGGAAGTGCTCCGGCCGCCGACTCTCCCAGGGGGGCCCTGAAGCAGGGTGGAAGCAGCGCGTCCGTCGTGTCTGAGATCAGCCTGTCTCCCGAGACCGACGACCGTCTGGAGAACGCCTCGTTGACTGGGGACAGCGTGTCTGAGGCCGATGGCAATGAGAGTGACAGCTCATCGCACAGCAGTCTGTCCACCCGCGGGACCTGTGGCGTCCTAGTGAACACAGCGGGCACACCGGAAACTTCCTATGTGGTCGACGGCCAGGAGGCGGCTGCGGACGCTCTGGGCCAGTTCCCTTCCATCAAGGACGTGCTCCTGGCCGCAGCGGCTGAGCACCAAGGCCAAGGGCAGGAGATGAACGGGGAGGTGCACAGCCGGAGAAACAGCGTCTGCAGCAG TGTGTCCATGGAGAGCTCCGTTGCTGAGACTCAGGATGAAATGTTGCAggttctgaaagaaaaaatgagactGGAAGGACAGCTGGAAGCCTTATCATTGGAGGCCAGTCAG GCCCTTAAAGAGAAGGCTGAGCTGCAGGCCCAGCTGGCCGCCCTCACCACCAGgctgcaggtgcaggtggagcACAGCCGCAGCAGCCAGCAGCGCCAGGACTCCCTCAGCCTGGAGGTGGACACCTTGAAGCAGTCCTGCTGGGACCTGGAGCAGGCCATGACTGACCTGCAGAACATGCTGGAAGCCAAAAACGCCAGCCTGGCGTCCTCCAACAACGACCTGAAGGTAGCAGAGGAGCAGTACCAGCGGCTCATGGCGAAAGTGGAAGACATGCAAAGCAACATCCTCAGCAGGGACAACACAG TGCACGACCTGCGGCAGCAGATGACAGCCCTGCAGAGCCAGCTGCAGCAGGTGCAGCTGGAACGCACGACACTGACCAGCAAGCTGAAGGCTTCCCATGCGGAAATCTCGTCCCTGCAGAACGTCCGGCAGTGGTACCAGCAGCAGCTTGCCCTGGCACAGGAGGCCCGCGTCAGGCTGCAGGACGAGATGGCCCACATCCAG GTCGGACAGATGACCCAGGCAGGCCTCCTGGAGCACCTGAAACTCGAGAACGTGTCCCTGTCCCTCCAGCTGACCGAGACCCAGCACAGGTCCATCAAGGAGAAGGAGCGCATCGCCGTCCAGCTCCAGAGCATCGAG GCTGACATGCTGGATCAGGAGGCGGCCTTCATGCAGATCCAGGGGGCGAAGACGATGGTGGAGGAGGACCTGCAGAGGCGGCTGGAGGAGTTCGAGGACGAGAGGCAGCGGCTGCAGAAGGTGGCAGCCTCGGCAGCATCCCTGGAGCAGCAGCTAGAGCAG GCTAAGTTGACTTTGCACCAGCGAGACCAGCAGCTGGAGGCTTTGCAGCAGGAGCAGCTGGACCTGGTGAAGCAGCTCACGGCCACGCAGGAGACGCTGCAGGCCAGGGAGCAGTCCCTCGGCGGCCTGCAGACCCAGTACGACGAGctgcaggccaggctgggggagctGCAGGGGGAGGCAGCCTCCAGGGAGGACTCGATCCGCTTCCTGCAGAGCGAGAAGATCGTCTTGGAGGTAGCCCTGCAGGCGGCCAAGAGTAGCAAGGAGGAGCTGGACAGAGAAGCAAAGCGCCTCGAGGAAGGCACTGAGGAAACGTCTGGAATTTTAGAGCAACTGAGAGAAGAATTGGCCATGAAGACCTGCCAG GTGGAGCACCTGCAGCAGGAGACCGCCACTCTGAAGAAGCAGACACAGAAAGTGAAGGAGCAGTTTATTCAACAAAAG GTGATGGTGGAGGCCTACCGGCGGGATGCCACCTCCAGAGACCGGCTGGTCAGCGAGCTGAAAGCCGCAAAGAAGGGGCTGGACGCCGAGGtgaaggggctgaggcaggagctggTGAGGCTGCACGGGGAGCAGAGGGCCGCGCAGTCGGAGCACGGCCGCCTGCAGAAGGAGGCGTCCGAGCTCCACCGGCAGATGGCCGATCTCGAAGGGCATCTGCAGTCCGTGCGGAAGGAGCGGGACGAGATGGAGACGCAGTTGCAG TCCTTGCAGTGTGACAAGGGGCAGGTGGTCACCCTTGCGGAGGCCAACGAGGCGCTCAAGAAACAAATCCAAGAGCTGCAGCAAGAAGCCAGGAA GGCCATCACGGAGCAGCAGCAGAAGGTGAAGCAGCTGGGCTCGGACCTGACCAGCGCCGAGAAGGAGATGAAGACCAAGCACAAGGCCTACGAGAACGCCGTGAGCATCCTCAGCCGCCGCCTGCGGGAGGCGCTCACGGCCAAGGAGGCCGCGGACGCGGAGCTGAGCCAGCTTAGAGCCCAGAGCAGCAGCGCCAGCGACAGCGACCTGGCTCTACATGTAG GAGAGGATCCGGGCCCTGGAGGTGGAGCTGCAGGCCGTCGGCCGCAGCAAGGAGCTGCTGGAGAGCGAGCTGCAGGAGGTCATCGCGACCACcggccaggagctggaggagtCCCGGGAGAAGGTGCTGGAGCTGGAGGACGAG CTCCAGGAATCCAGAGGCTTCAGGAAGAGGATCAAGTGTTTAGAGGAGTCGAACAAGAAGTTGGCCCTCAAGCTGGAGCACGAGAAGGGGAAGCTTATGGGCCTTGGACAGTCCAACTCGGCCCTACGGGAGCACAACAGTGTCTTGGAGCGAGCTCTGGCCAAGAGGGAGGCAGACCTGGTCCAGTTCAACCTCCAG GTCCAGGCGGTTTTGCAGCGCAAAGAGAAGGAGGATCGCCAGATGAAGCAGCTGGTGCAGGTGCTGCAGGCCTCgctggagaaggagaaggggaaggtcAGCAGCCTCACGGAGCAG